The Drosophila teissieri strain GT53w chromosome X, Prin_Dtei_1.1, whole genome shotgun sequence genome has a segment encoding these proteins:
- the LOC122623710 gene encoding protein scalloped isoform X5, translated as MKNITSSSTCSTGLLQLQNNLSCSELEVAEKTEQQAVGPGTIPSPWTPVNAGPPGALGSADTNGSMVDSKNLDVGDMSDDEKDLSSADAEGVWSPDIEQSFQEALSIYPPCGRRKIILSDEGKMYGRNELIARYIKLRTGKTRTRKQVSSHIQVLARRKLREIQAKIKVQFWQPGLQPSTSQDFYDYSIKPFPQPPYPAGKTSTAVSGDETGIPPSQLPWEGRAIATHKFRLLEFTAFMEIQRDDIYNRHLFVQLGGKPSFSDPLLETVDIRQIFDKFPEKSGGLKDLYEKGPQNAFYLVKCWADLNTDLTTGSETGDFYGVTSQYESNENVVLVCSTIVCSFGKQVVEKVESEYSRLENNRYVYRIQRSPMCEYMINFIQKLKNLPERYMMNSVLENFTILQVMRARETQETLLCIAYVFEVAAQNSGTTHHIYRLIKE; from the exons ATGAAAAACATCACCAGCTCGAGCACTTGCAGCACCGGGCTGCTGCAATTGCAGAACAACCTGAGCTGCAGCGAGTTGGAAGTTGCCGAGAAGACAGAACAACAGGCAG TTGGACCCGGCACCATACCATCACCGTGGACACCAGTGAATGCCGGTCCTCCAGGTGCACTTGGATCGGCAGACACAAATGGCAGCATGGTGGATAGCAAAAACCTGGATGTTGGTGATATGAGCGAT GACGAAAAGGATCTATCTTCCGCTGATGCCGAAGGTGTATGGAGCCCAGATATCGAGCAGAGCTTTCAAGAGGCTTTATCTATATATCCGCCGTGCGGACGtagaaaaatcattttatCCGACGAGGGTAAAATGTACG GTCGCAACGAACTAATCGCACGATATATAAAACTGCGCACAGGCAAGACGAGAACCCGGAAACAAGTCAGCTCGCACATCCAAGTGCTAGCTCGGCGAAAACTCCGCGAGATCCAGGCGAAAATCAAAGTG CAATTCTGGCAACCTGGACTACAGCCAAGCACGTCCCAAGA TTTCTATGATTACAGCATCAAGCCCTTCCCCCAGCCACCGTATCCAGCTGGCAAAACGTCGACTGCGGTTTCCGGCGACGAAACTGGAATTCCGCCCTCACAATTGCCCTGGGAAGGACGAGCCATTGCCACGCACAAATTCCGCCTACTCGAGTTTACGGCGTTCATGGAAATCCAGAGAGATGATATT TATAACCGGCATCTATTCGTTCAACTTGGCGGCAAGCCATCCTTTTCCGATCCATTGCTTGAG ACTGTTGATATACGGCAAATATTCGACAAGTTTCCGGAGAAATCTGGGGGACTCAAAGATCTCTACGAAAAGGGTCCACAGAATGCGTTTTACCTAGTTAAATGCTGGGCGGACCTGAACACCGACCTAACGACCGGCAGCGAAACGGGTGATTTCTATGGCGTAACCAGCCA ATACGAAAGCAACGAGAATGTCGTGCTCGTGTGCTCCACAATCGTTTGCTCTTTTGGCAAACAGGTGGTGGAGAAGGTGGAAAGCGAGTACTCCCGACTGGAGAACAATCGCTACGTGTATCGCATCCAACGCTCCCCGATGTGCGAGTACATGATCAACTTTATTCAGAAGCTGAAGAACCTACCGGAACGCTATATGATGAACAGTGTGCTGGAAAACTTTACAATATTGCAA GTAATGAGGGCCCGCGAGACGCAGGAGACACTGTTGTGCATAGCCTATGTGTTTGAGGTGGCGGCCCAGAACAGcggcaccacccaccacaTATACCGTCTAATTAAGGAATAG
- the LOC122623710 gene encoding protein scalloped isoform X2: protein MKNITSSSTCSTGLLQLQNNLSCSELEVAEKTEQQAVGPGTIPSPWTPVNAGPPGALGSADTNGSMVDSKNLDVGDMSDDEKDLSSADAEGVWSPDIEQSFQEALSIYPPCGRRKIILSDEGKMYGRNELIARYIKLRTGKTRTRKQVSSHIQVLARRKLREIQAKIKVETNGVSLHLLNEKEQTLQVMSTMTSSQIVSAQAANNLALAASALSAAGGGGGGVHHTTRHLNLSLPPPPTHHRHSSAAAAAAAAAAAAAAAAAAAAIGSNVPSAALVPPGPPVIASTTSSSSSSASPRQQQQQQIQQQQHHYHHPAHHHHPAHLHHHHSHPNLTHLPHSHMHPHHHQHAAAVAAVYHLQQQQQQQQQQLQQQQQRPNHTDNDPVALGAGGPSEAPPAPPAPPPPPPPLHHPPLYSGQFWQPGLQPSTSQDIKPFPQPPYPAGKTSTAVSGDETGIPPSQLPWEGRAIATHKFRLLEFTAFMEIQRDDIYNRHLFVQLGGKPSFSDPLLETVDIRQIFDKFPEKSGGLKDLYEKGPQNAFYLVKCWADLNTDLTTGSETGDFYGVTSQYESNENVVLVCSTIVCSFGKQVVEKVESEYSRLENNRYVYRIQRSPMCEYMINFIQKLKNLPERYMMNSVLENFTILQVMRARETQETLLCIAYVFEVAAQNSGTTHHIYRLIKE, encoded by the exons ATGAAAAACATCACCAGCTCGAGCACTTGCAGCACCGGGCTGCTGCAATTGCAGAACAACCTGAGCTGCAGCGAGTTGGAAGTTGCCGAGAAGACAGAACAACAGGCAG TTGGACCCGGCACCATACCATCACCGTGGACACCAGTGAATGCCGGTCCTCCAGGTGCACTTGGATCGGCAGACACAAATGGCAGCATGGTGGATAGCAAAAACCTGGATGTTGGTGATATGAGCGAT GACGAAAAGGATCTATCTTCCGCTGATGCCGAAGGTGTATGGAGCCCAGATATCGAGCAGAGCTTTCAAGAGGCTTTATCTATATATCCGCCGTGCGGACGtagaaaaatcattttatCCGACGAGGGTAAAATGTACG GTCGCAACGAACTAATCGCACGATATATAAAACTGCGCACAGGCAAGACGAGAACCCGGAAACAAGTCAGCTCGCACATCCAAGTGCTAGCTCGGCGAAAACTCCGCGAGATCCAGGCGAAAATCAAAGTG GAAACCAATGGTGTGTctttgcatttattaaatGAGAAAGAACAAACGTTGCAGGTCATGAGCACAATGACCAGTTCGCAAATCGTGTCCGCCCAAGCGGCCAACAATCTGGCATTGGCTGCCTCCGCATTATCGGCagcaggtggtggtggtggtggcgtcCACCACACCACGAGGCATCTCAATCTCAGTCtcccaccaccccccacccaCCATAGACACTcgtcggcggcggcagcagctgctgcagcagccgcagcagcagcagcagccgccgcagcagcggcaataGGCAGCAATGTCCCTTCAGCCGCGTTGGTCCCCCCCGGACCGCCGGTTATAGCGTCTACcacgtcgtcgtcgtcgtcgtctgcaTCACctcgacagcagcaacagcaacagatacagcaacaacagcaccactaccaccacccagcccaccaccaccacccagcccacctccaccaccaccattcCCATCCCAATTTGACGCACCTACCGCATAGTCATATGCATCCGCACCATCACCAACATGCGGCAGCCGTTGCAGCAGTGTACCatctacagcagcagcagcagcagcaacagcagcaactgcagcagcagcagcagcggccaaACCATACGGACAACGATCCAGTGGCACTGGGTGCTGGTGGGCCAAGTGAGGcgccgccagcaccaccagcgccaccacctcctccgccgccgctgcaCCACCCGCCGTTGTATTCTGGC CAATTCTGGCAACCTGGACTACAGCCAAGCACGTCCCAAGA CATCAAGCCCTTCCCCCAGCCACCGTATCCAGCTGGCAAAACGTCGACTGCGGTTTCCGGCGACGAAACTGGAATTCCGCCCTCACAATTGCCCTGGGAAGGACGAGCCATTGCCACGCACAAATTCCGCCTACTCGAGTTTACGGCGTTCATGGAAATCCAGAGAGATGATATT TATAACCGGCATCTATTCGTTCAACTTGGCGGCAAGCCATCCTTTTCCGATCCATTGCTTGAG ACTGTTGATATACGGCAAATATTCGACAAGTTTCCGGAGAAATCTGGGGGACTCAAAGATCTCTACGAAAAGGGTCCACAGAATGCGTTTTACCTAGTTAAATGCTGGGCGGACCTGAACACCGACCTAACGACCGGCAGCGAAACGGGTGATTTCTATGGCGTAACCAGCCA ATACGAAAGCAACGAGAATGTCGTGCTCGTGTGCTCCACAATCGTTTGCTCTTTTGGCAAACAGGTGGTGGAGAAGGTGGAAAGCGAGTACTCCCGACTGGAGAACAATCGCTACGTGTATCGCATCCAACGCTCCCCGATGTGCGAGTACATGATCAACTTTATTCAGAAGCTGAAGAACCTACCGGAACGCTATATGATGAACAGTGTGCTGGAAAACTTTACAATATTGCAA GTAATGAGGGCCCGCGAGACGCAGGAGACACTGTTGTGCATAGCCTATGTGTTTGAGGTGGCGGCCCAGAACAGcggcaccacccaccacaTATACCGTCTAATTAAGGAATAG
- the LOC122623710 gene encoding protein scalloped isoform X6, translating into MKNITSSSTCSTGLLQLQNNLSCSELEVAEKTEQQAVGPGTIPSPWTPVNAGPPGALGSADTNGSMVDSKNLDVGDMSDDEKDLSSADAEGVWSPDIEQSFQEALSIYPPCGRRKIILSDEGKMYGRNELIARYIKLRTGKTRTRKQVSSHIQVLARRKLREIQAKIKVQFWQPGLQPSTSQDIKPFPQPPYPAGKTSTAVSGDETGIPPSQLPWEGRAIATHKFRLLEFTAFMEIQRDDIYNRHLFVQLGGKPSFSDPLLETVDIRQIFDKFPEKSGGLKDLYEKGPQNAFYLVKCWADLNTDLTTGSETGDFYGVTSQYESNENVVLVCSTIVCSFGKQVVEKVESEYSRLENNRYVYRIQRSPMCEYMINFIQKLKNLPERYMMNSVLENFTILQVMRARETQETLLCIAYVFEVAAQNSGTTHHIYRLIKE; encoded by the exons ATGAAAAACATCACCAGCTCGAGCACTTGCAGCACCGGGCTGCTGCAATTGCAGAACAACCTGAGCTGCAGCGAGTTGGAAGTTGCCGAGAAGACAGAACAACAGGCAG TTGGACCCGGCACCATACCATCACCGTGGACACCAGTGAATGCCGGTCCTCCAGGTGCACTTGGATCGGCAGACACAAATGGCAGCATGGTGGATAGCAAAAACCTGGATGTTGGTGATATGAGCGAT GACGAAAAGGATCTATCTTCCGCTGATGCCGAAGGTGTATGGAGCCCAGATATCGAGCAGAGCTTTCAAGAGGCTTTATCTATATATCCGCCGTGCGGACGtagaaaaatcattttatCCGACGAGGGTAAAATGTACG GTCGCAACGAACTAATCGCACGATATATAAAACTGCGCACAGGCAAGACGAGAACCCGGAAACAAGTCAGCTCGCACATCCAAGTGCTAGCTCGGCGAAAACTCCGCGAGATCCAGGCGAAAATCAAAGTG CAATTCTGGCAACCTGGACTACAGCCAAGCACGTCCCAAGA CATCAAGCCCTTCCCCCAGCCACCGTATCCAGCTGGCAAAACGTCGACTGCGGTTTCCGGCGACGAAACTGGAATTCCGCCCTCACAATTGCCCTGGGAAGGACGAGCCATTGCCACGCACAAATTCCGCCTACTCGAGTTTACGGCGTTCATGGAAATCCAGAGAGATGATATT TATAACCGGCATCTATTCGTTCAACTTGGCGGCAAGCCATCCTTTTCCGATCCATTGCTTGAG ACTGTTGATATACGGCAAATATTCGACAAGTTTCCGGAGAAATCTGGGGGACTCAAAGATCTCTACGAAAAGGGTCCACAGAATGCGTTTTACCTAGTTAAATGCTGGGCGGACCTGAACACCGACCTAACGACCGGCAGCGAAACGGGTGATTTCTATGGCGTAACCAGCCA ATACGAAAGCAACGAGAATGTCGTGCTCGTGTGCTCCACAATCGTTTGCTCTTTTGGCAAACAGGTGGTGGAGAAGGTGGAAAGCGAGTACTCCCGACTGGAGAACAATCGCTACGTGTATCGCATCCAACGCTCCCCGATGTGCGAGTACATGATCAACTTTATTCAGAAGCTGAAGAACCTACCGGAACGCTATATGATGAACAGTGTGCTGGAAAACTTTACAATATTGCAA GTAATGAGGGCCCGCGAGACGCAGGAGACACTGTTGTGCATAGCCTATGTGTTTGAGGTGGCGGCCCAGAACAGcggcaccacccaccacaTATACCGTCTAATTAAGGAATAG
- the LOC122623710 gene encoding protein scalloped isoform X7, producing the protein MDCDYSKFLYKIGPGTIPSPWTPVNAGPPGALGSADTNGSMVDSKNLDVGDMSDDEKDLSSADAEGVWSPDIEQSFQEALSIYPPCGRRKIILSDEGKMYGRNELIARYIKLRTGKTRTRKQVSSHIQVLARRKLREIQAKIKVQFWQPGLQPSTSQDIKPFPQPPYPAGKTSTAVSGDETGIPPSQLPWEGRAIATHKFRLLEFTAFMEIQRDDIYNRHLFVQLGGKPSFSDPLLETVDIRQIFDKFPEKSGGLKDLYEKGPQNAFYLVKCWADLNTDLTTGSETGDFYGVTSQYESNENVVLVCSTIVCSFGKQVVEKVESEYSRLENNRYVYRIQRSPMCEYMINFIQKLKNLPERYMMNSVLENFTILQVMRARETQETLLCIAYVFEVAAQNSGTTHHIYRLIKE; encoded by the exons ATGGATTGTGATTACTCGAAGTTTCTGTACAAAA TTGGACCCGGCACCATACCATCACCGTGGACACCAGTGAATGCCGGTCCTCCAGGTGCACTTGGATCGGCAGACACAAATGGCAGCATGGTGGATAGCAAAAACCTGGATGTTGGTGATATGAGCGAT GACGAAAAGGATCTATCTTCCGCTGATGCCGAAGGTGTATGGAGCCCAGATATCGAGCAGAGCTTTCAAGAGGCTTTATCTATATATCCGCCGTGCGGACGtagaaaaatcattttatCCGACGAGGGTAAAATGTACG GTCGCAACGAACTAATCGCACGATATATAAAACTGCGCACAGGCAAGACGAGAACCCGGAAACAAGTCAGCTCGCACATCCAAGTGCTAGCTCGGCGAAAACTCCGCGAGATCCAGGCGAAAATCAAAGTG CAATTCTGGCAACCTGGACTACAGCCAAGCACGTCCCAAGA CATCAAGCCCTTCCCCCAGCCACCGTATCCAGCTGGCAAAACGTCGACTGCGGTTTCCGGCGACGAAACTGGAATTCCGCCCTCACAATTGCCCTGGGAAGGACGAGCCATTGCCACGCACAAATTCCGCCTACTCGAGTTTACGGCGTTCATGGAAATCCAGAGAGATGATATT TATAACCGGCATCTATTCGTTCAACTTGGCGGCAAGCCATCCTTTTCCGATCCATTGCTTGAG ACTGTTGATATACGGCAAATATTCGACAAGTTTCCGGAGAAATCTGGGGGACTCAAAGATCTCTACGAAAAGGGTCCACAGAATGCGTTTTACCTAGTTAAATGCTGGGCGGACCTGAACACCGACCTAACGACCGGCAGCGAAACGGGTGATTTCTATGGCGTAACCAGCCA ATACGAAAGCAACGAGAATGTCGTGCTCGTGTGCTCCACAATCGTTTGCTCTTTTGGCAAACAGGTGGTGGAGAAGGTGGAAAGCGAGTACTCCCGACTGGAGAACAATCGCTACGTGTATCGCATCCAACGCTCCCCGATGTGCGAGTACATGATCAACTTTATTCAGAAGCTGAAGAACCTACCGGAACGCTATATGATGAACAGTGTGCTGGAAAACTTTACAATATTGCAA GTAATGAGGGCCCGCGAGACGCAGGAGACACTGTTGTGCATAGCCTATGTGTTTGAGGTGGCGGCCCAGAACAGcggcaccacccaccacaTATACCGTCTAATTAAGGAATAG
- the LOC122623710 gene encoding protein scalloped isoform X3, whose product MDCDYSKFLYKIGPGTIPSPWTPVNAGPPGALGSADTNGSMVDSKNLDVGDMSDDEKDLSSADAEGVWSPDIEQSFQEALSIYPPCGRRKIILSDEGKMYGRNELIARYIKLRTGKTRTRKQVSSHIQVLARRKLREIQAKIKVETNGVSLHLLNEKEQTLQVMSTMTSSQIVSAQAANNLALAASALSAAGGGGGGVHHTTRHLNLSLPPPPTHHRHSSAAAAAAAAAAAAAAAAAAAAIGSNVPSAALVPPGPPVIASTTSSSSSSASPRQQQQQQIQQQQHHYHHPAHHHHPAHLHHHHSHPNLTHLPHSHMHPHHHQHAAAVAAVYHLQQQQQQQQQQLQQQQQRPNHTDNDPVALGAGGPSEAPPAPPAPPPPPPPLHHPPLYSGQFWQPGLQPSTSQDFYDYSIKPFPQPPYPAGKTSTAVSGDETGIPPSQLPWEGRAIATHKFRLLEFTAFMEIQRDDIYNRHLFVQLGGKPSFSDPLLETVDIRQIFDKFPEKSGGLKDLYEKGPQNAFYLVKCWADLNTDLTTGSETGDFYGVTSQYESNENVVLVCSTIVCSFGKQVVEKVESEYSRLENNRYVYRIQRSPMCEYMINFIQKLKNLPERYMMNSVLENFTILQVMRARETQETLLCIAYVFEVAAQNSGTTHHIYRLIKE is encoded by the exons ATGGATTGTGATTACTCGAAGTTTCTGTACAAAA TTGGACCCGGCACCATACCATCACCGTGGACACCAGTGAATGCCGGTCCTCCAGGTGCACTTGGATCGGCAGACACAAATGGCAGCATGGTGGATAGCAAAAACCTGGATGTTGGTGATATGAGCGAT GACGAAAAGGATCTATCTTCCGCTGATGCCGAAGGTGTATGGAGCCCAGATATCGAGCAGAGCTTTCAAGAGGCTTTATCTATATATCCGCCGTGCGGACGtagaaaaatcattttatCCGACGAGGGTAAAATGTACG GTCGCAACGAACTAATCGCACGATATATAAAACTGCGCACAGGCAAGACGAGAACCCGGAAACAAGTCAGCTCGCACATCCAAGTGCTAGCTCGGCGAAAACTCCGCGAGATCCAGGCGAAAATCAAAGTG GAAACCAATGGTGTGTctttgcatttattaaatGAGAAAGAACAAACGTTGCAGGTCATGAGCACAATGACCAGTTCGCAAATCGTGTCCGCCCAAGCGGCCAACAATCTGGCATTGGCTGCCTCCGCATTATCGGCagcaggtggtggtggtggtggcgtcCACCACACCACGAGGCATCTCAATCTCAGTCtcccaccaccccccacccaCCATAGACACTcgtcggcggcggcagcagctgctgcagcagccgcagcagcagcagcagccgccgcagcagcggcaataGGCAGCAATGTCCCTTCAGCCGCGTTGGTCCCCCCCGGACCGCCGGTTATAGCGTCTACcacgtcgtcgtcgtcgtcgtctgcaTCACctcgacagcagcaacagcaacagatacagcaacaacagcaccactaccaccacccagcccaccaccaccacccagcccacctccaccaccaccattcCCATCCCAATTTGACGCACCTACCGCATAGTCATATGCATCCGCACCATCACCAACATGCGGCAGCCGTTGCAGCAGTGTACCatctacagcagcagcagcagcagcaacagcagcaactgcagcagcagcagcagcggccaaACCATACGGACAACGATCCAGTGGCACTGGGTGCTGGTGGGCCAAGTGAGGcgccgccagcaccaccagcgccaccacctcctccgccgccgctgcaCCACCCGCCGTTGTATTCTGGC CAATTCTGGCAACCTGGACTACAGCCAAGCACGTCCCAAGA TTTCTATGATTACAGCATCAAGCCCTTCCCCCAGCCACCGTATCCAGCTGGCAAAACGTCGACTGCGGTTTCCGGCGACGAAACTGGAATTCCGCCCTCACAATTGCCCTGGGAAGGACGAGCCATTGCCACGCACAAATTCCGCCTACTCGAGTTTACGGCGTTCATGGAAATCCAGAGAGATGATATT TATAACCGGCATCTATTCGTTCAACTTGGCGGCAAGCCATCCTTTTCCGATCCATTGCTTGAG ACTGTTGATATACGGCAAATATTCGACAAGTTTCCGGAGAAATCTGGGGGACTCAAAGATCTCTACGAAAAGGGTCCACAGAATGCGTTTTACCTAGTTAAATGCTGGGCGGACCTGAACACCGACCTAACGACCGGCAGCGAAACGGGTGATTTCTATGGCGTAACCAGCCA ATACGAAAGCAACGAGAATGTCGTGCTCGTGTGCTCCACAATCGTTTGCTCTTTTGGCAAACAGGTGGTGGAGAAGGTGGAAAGCGAGTACTCCCGACTGGAGAACAATCGCTACGTGTATCGCATCCAACGCTCCCCGATGTGCGAGTACATGATCAACTTTATTCAGAAGCTGAAGAACCTACCGGAACGCTATATGATGAACAGTGTGCTGGAAAACTTTACAATATTGCAA GTAATGAGGGCCCGCGAGACGCAGGAGACACTGTTGTGCATAGCCTATGTGTTTGAGGTGGCGGCCCAGAACAGcggcaccacccaccacaTATACCGTCTAATTAAGGAATAG
- the LOC122623710 gene encoding protein scalloped isoform X4: MVDSKNLDVGDMSDDEKDLSSADAEGVWSPDIEQSFQEALSIYPPCGRRKIILSDEGKMYGRNELIARYIKLRTGKTRTRKQVSSHIQVLARRKLREIQAKIKVETNGVSLHLLNEKEQTLQVMSTMTSSQIVSAQAANNLALAASALSAAGGGGGGVHHTTRHLNLSLPPPPTHHRHSSAAAAAAAAAAAAAAAAAAAAIGSNVPSAALVPPGPPVIASTTSSSSSSASPRQQQQQQIQQQQHHYHHPAHHHHPAHLHHHHSHPNLTHLPHSHMHPHHHQHAAAVAAVYHLQQQQQQQQQQLQQQQQRPNHTDNDPVALGAGGPSEAPPAPPAPPPPPPPLHHPPLYSGQFWQPGLQPSTSQDFYDYSIKPFPQPPYPAGKTSTAVSGDETGIPPSQLPWEGRAIATHKFRLLEFTAFMEIQRDDIYNRHLFVQLGGKPSFSDPLLETVDIRQIFDKFPEKSGGLKDLYEKGPQNAFYLVKCWADLNTDLTTGSETGDFYGVTSQYESNENVVLVCSTIVCSFGKQVVEKVESEYSRLENNRYVYRIQRSPMCEYMINFIQKLKNLPERYMMNSVLENFTILQVMRARETQETLLCIAYVFEVAAQNSGTTHHIYRLIKE; the protein is encoded by the exons ATGGTGGATAGCAAAAACCTGGATGTTGGTGATATGAGCGAT GACGAAAAGGATCTATCTTCCGCTGATGCCGAAGGTGTATGGAGCCCAGATATCGAGCAGAGCTTTCAAGAGGCTTTATCTATATATCCGCCGTGCGGACGtagaaaaatcattttatCCGACGAGGGTAAAATGTACG GTCGCAACGAACTAATCGCACGATATATAAAACTGCGCACAGGCAAGACGAGAACCCGGAAACAAGTCAGCTCGCACATCCAAGTGCTAGCTCGGCGAAAACTCCGCGAGATCCAGGCGAAAATCAAAGTG GAAACCAATGGTGTGTctttgcatttattaaatGAGAAAGAACAAACGTTGCAGGTCATGAGCACAATGACCAGTTCGCAAATCGTGTCCGCCCAAGCGGCCAACAATCTGGCATTGGCTGCCTCCGCATTATCGGCagcaggtggtggtggtggtggcgtcCACCACACCACGAGGCATCTCAATCTCAGTCtcccaccaccccccacccaCCATAGACACTcgtcggcggcggcagcagctgctgcagcagccgcagcagcagcagcagccgccgcagcagcggcaataGGCAGCAATGTCCCTTCAGCCGCGTTGGTCCCCCCCGGACCGCCGGTTATAGCGTCTACcacgtcgtcgtcgtcgtcgtctgcaTCACctcgacagcagcaacagcaacagatacagcaacaacagcaccactaccaccacccagcccaccaccaccacccagcccacctccaccaccaccattcCCATCCCAATTTGACGCACCTACCGCATAGTCATATGCATCCGCACCATCACCAACATGCGGCAGCCGTTGCAGCAGTGTACCatctacagcagcagcagcagcagcaacagcagcaactgcagcagcagcagcagcggccaaACCATACGGACAACGATCCAGTGGCACTGGGTGCTGGTGGGCCAAGTGAGGcgccgccagcaccaccagcgccaccacctcctccgccgccgctgcaCCACCCGCCGTTGTATTCTGGC CAATTCTGGCAACCTGGACTACAGCCAAGCACGTCCCAAGA TTTCTATGATTACAGCATCAAGCCCTTCCCCCAGCCACCGTATCCAGCTGGCAAAACGTCGACTGCGGTTTCCGGCGACGAAACTGGAATTCCGCCCTCACAATTGCCCTGGGAAGGACGAGCCATTGCCACGCACAAATTCCGCCTACTCGAGTTTACGGCGTTCATGGAAATCCAGAGAGATGATATT TATAACCGGCATCTATTCGTTCAACTTGGCGGCAAGCCATCCTTTTCCGATCCATTGCTTGAG ACTGTTGATATACGGCAAATATTCGACAAGTTTCCGGAGAAATCTGGGGGACTCAAAGATCTCTACGAAAAGGGTCCACAGAATGCGTTTTACCTAGTTAAATGCTGGGCGGACCTGAACACCGACCTAACGACCGGCAGCGAAACGGGTGATTTCTATGGCGTAACCAGCCA ATACGAAAGCAACGAGAATGTCGTGCTCGTGTGCTCCACAATCGTTTGCTCTTTTGGCAAACAGGTGGTGGAGAAGGTGGAAAGCGAGTACTCCCGACTGGAGAACAATCGCTACGTGTATCGCATCCAACGCTCCCCGATGTGCGAGTACATGATCAACTTTATTCAGAAGCTGAAGAACCTACCGGAACGCTATATGATGAACAGTGTGCTGGAAAACTTTACAATATTGCAA GTAATGAGGGCCCGCGAGACGCAGGAGACACTGTTGTGCATAGCCTATGTGTTTGAGGTGGCGGCCCAGAACAGcggcaccacccaccacaTATACCGTCTAATTAAGGAATAG